A single genomic interval of Helianthus annuus cultivar XRQ/B chromosome 13, HanXRQr2.0-SUNRISE, whole genome shotgun sequence harbors:
- the LOC110900226 gene encoding serine/threonine receptor-like kinase NFP, translated as MRLLLFFFILHLHNFFQISSPQTLPKNTTGYTCNLNQTASSCQTYAFFQPMGPNQLDLASISDLFSVSRAMIAKPSNITSLTSPLVPNQQLFIPLTCTCNSVHTTTTLSYAKLNYTIKKGDTFYFVSTNLFHNLTTYQSVETVNPNLVPINLTIGQDVIFPIFCKCPTKTQVQNQVNYLISYVFQPFDSVSSIASRFGSTTTLIVEVNGDDIRTWDTVFVPVSRLPELTQPSPTSVSFDHMSDRRGEVIGLEIVLGVCGVLLILIGGLWTYRESLWRKKLGKNKVDPESKKFEVGVSLMADVSDCLDKYKVYKFEELHEATHGFDERWVIKGSVFKGYIDGKWYAIKKMKWNACEELKILQKVNHGNLVMLEGFCIDTDDSNCYLVYEYLENGSLYTRLHDSKKERLSWRRRLRIAVDIANGLQYIHEHTIPRVVHKDVKSSNILLDAQMRAKIANFGLAKSGCNAMTRHIVGTQGYVAPEYLSDGIVSTKMDVFSFGVILLELISGREAINDQGKALWVEVYENFNGNEEKLKPKVKAFIDDAILRESCSIDSVMNVMSIAIASLHRDPSRRPSMVDIVYALCKSDDLFTDLSEVGLSQHQVLAR; from the exons ATGAGACTCCTCTTATTTTTCTTCATATTGCACCTTCACAACTTCTTCCAAATTTCATCACCACAAACTCTACCTAAAAACACCACTGGCTATACTTGCAATCTCAACCAAACCGCATCTTCTTGCCAAACCTATGCCTTTTTTCAACCCATGGGTCCGAACCAACTCGACTTAGCCTCAATAAGCGATCTCTTCTCCGTGAGCCGTGCAATGATCGCCAAACCGAGCAACATAACATCTCTAACTTCACCTCTTGTCCCTAACCAACAACTCTTCATTCCCCTCACTTGCACTTGCAACTCGGTCCATACCACCACAACCCTCTCTTATGCTAAACTCAACTACACAATCAAGAAAGGTGACACTTTCTATTTTGTATCTACAAACCTCTTTCACAACCTCACAACATACCAATCTGTGGAAACTGTCAATCCTAACCTTGTCCCTATAAACCTCACCATAGGTCAAGATGTGATCTTTCCAATCTTTTGCAAGTGCCCAACAAAAACCCAAGTTCAAAATCAAGTGAATTATCTCATTTCATATGTTTTTCAACCATTCGACTCCGTATCTTCCATTGCTTCAAGGTTTGGTTCAACCACAACTTTGATTGTTGAAGTAAACGGCGATGATATCCGCACTTGGGACACTGTTTTCGTGCCGGTTTCGCGGCTTCCTGAGCTCACACAGCCTTCTCCCACTAGTGTTTCATTTGATCATATGAGTGATAGAAGAGGGGAAGTTATTGGATTGGAGATTGTACTTGGAGTTTGTGGAGTTCTCTTGATTTTGATTGGTGGGTTATGGACATATAGAGAATCTTTATGGAGGAAGAAGTTAGGAAAGAATAAAGTTGATCCAGAAAGCAAGAAGTTTGAAGTGGGAGTTAGTCTTATGGCTGATGTTTCAGATTGTTTGGATAAATATAAAGTTTATAAGTTTGAAGAGTTGCATGAAGCAACACATGGGTTTGATGAAAGATGGGTGATCAAAGGGTCTGTTTTTAAGGGTTATATTGATGGGAAGTGGTATGCAATCAAGAAAATGAAGTGGAATGCTTGTGAAGAACTCAAGATCTTGCAAAAG GTAAACCATGGCAATTTAGTGATGCTGGAAGGATTTTGTATAGATACCGATGATTCAAATTGTTATCTAGTTTACGAGTATCTTGAAAATGGATCTCTTTATACAAGGCTGCATGATAGCAAGAAAGAGAGGTTAAGTTGGAGAAGGAGACTAAGAATCGCAGTTGATATAGCTAATGGTCTTCAGTACATTCACGAACACACAATACCACGAGTCGTGCATAAAGATGTCAAGAGTAGCAATATTCTCTTGGATGCACAAATGAGAGCCAAGATTGCCAATTTTGGGCTAGCTAAATCGGGATGCAACGCTATGACTAGACATATTGTGGGAACTCAAGGATATGTTGCTCCCGAGTACTTATCTGATGGAATTGTATCTACTAAGATGGACGTTTTCTCATTTGGGGTCATTTTACTTGAGCTCATTTCTGGGAGGGAAGCCATCAATGACCAGGGGAAGGCGTTATGGGTAGAAGTCTATGAAAATTTCAATGGAAATGAGGAAAAACTAAAACCTAAGGTAAAAGCTTTCATCGATGATGCTATTTTGAGGGAATCATGCTCCATCGATAGTGTTATGAATGTCATGTCAATTGCGATCGCTAGTTTACATAGGGATCCTTCAAGGAGACCTAGTATGGTGGATATTGTGTATGCATTGTGTAAAAGTGATGACTTGTTCACGGATCTCTCTGAGGTTGGCCTTTCACAACACCAAGTTCTCGCAAGATAG